GCCGCGCATCACTTGGGCATCGAACCAAAAATTTCCGCAAAGGCGCTGCGGGATTTTCTCCCGGTGCAGGAACGGCTCCAGCACGTTGGCACTCCCGGCGGCGTCCGGCTGTTTGTCGATAGCAATGTGCATCCCGCGTCGCTGCAAACGGCGGTCGAGGCGTTGCGCGAACGTCATCCGACGGGACGACTTCTTTGCCTTATCCAGCCGCAAACTCCCGGGCCGGGTGACGGCTATGTGCAGCGCACGCTCCCGCAGGCGCTGGAGCAGGCGAGTCACGTGTTAGTCGCGCCACCGGCGAACCAGCTGGAAGACTGCGATCCGCCGTTTTCCTGCGAACAACTCATTGCCGATCTAACCTCGCTCAACATCACGTCCGCTTATCGCGCCACGCGCAAGACGCTGGTCGCCTGGGTCGTGGAAAACATCCACGCCGGGGACACGATTTTGATTGCCGTGCACGCGCCCTCGCGAGCATTGCTCGTCCGCGAAATTACCGCTGCAATAGAACCATGATCGTCCTCATTACAAACACCACGCTCGCCAGCAACGGCGGCACGCAAACTGTCGTCGCGGAGATCGCGCGCCTGCTCCGTCAGCGAGGGCATCAGGTGATGCTGTATTCGTCGAAACTCGGTCATGTCGCCGACCTGCTGATCGAGGATAAATTTGCCGTGGTTAGCAACCTCCGCGACCTCCCATTCAAGCCCGACATCATTCACGGCCAGCATCATCTCGAGACCATGAGCGCGCTGATGGCCCTGCCGGAAACGCCCTGCGTTTACTACATTCACGGCGTCACCCCGTGGCAGGAACGCGTGCCGATTCACCCGCGCATCCTGGGTTACATCAACCTCTCGGAGATCAGCACATTTCGCTGCTCGGTGCAGAAATGCATCCCGCTGGAGCGATTTTACTCGCTGGGAAATCACATCAATTTCGGTCTTTTTCCCACACCGAAAACGCCACCGACCCGACTAGGGACCGCCGCGTATTGTCCACGCATCGCCGCCACTCCGGCCACACTGGAAAACGTTGAACGCCTCTGCCGTGAGCACGGGATCGAGCTGCATCACGAGACCGAGTGGAGTCGGGGAAGCATCGCCGATCCGCTGGCGGTTTACCAAGGATACGACCTCATTTTTGGCACGGGCCGCACCGCCTTGGAGGCGCTCGCCGTCGGCTGTGTGGTGAGCTCGACCGATCAGGAAAAACTCGGGCCGCTGATCACTCCGGCAAACATCGCTGAACGGCGCACGGTGAATTTCACGATGGCGCTTTGGGAGGAACAGACGCCCTACACGACACTCTCCGCGCAACTGGCCGCTTACGATCCCGCCGCCCAGCAGGAGGTGTATCACTACATCCGGCGCGAGGCGGATTTCGAAAAAGCGGCCGATGATCTGGTGCAAATCTACGAGAAAATCATCGCCGAATGGAAGACGATGGAGCGCCCCAGTTTCGTGGACGACATGACCGCTGCGAGCGATTATCTGCGCGCACTCACGCCGCTCTTTGCCGACCACGAGCGGGTCGAGAAAATGCGCCAGGCCCACGAGCGCATCCAGCGGCGCAACGAAGTTTTGGAGGCGCGCGTCGCCGACCTGAAACAGAAACATCAGACCGCGCTCGAAGTCCCGCCGAAGCCGATCCAGAAAATCATCGAACTCCTCCGCCGGTTCGCTGCGACGCATCCGATCCGGCGCGTTTTCATTGGAAAACTGCTCCGCCGCATCGAGGAATTGCTCCAGACGCCGCCCTAACTTCGGGCTTTAGCTTTCGAGCGAGAGTCGTATCATTCGCGCCCGTTCCATGTATCTCCAGTCCCTCGAAATCCAAGGCTTCAAGTCCTTCGCCAACCGCACCCTGATCGAGTTTCATCGTGGTGTGACGGCCATTGTCGGGCCGAATGGCTGCGGGAAATCGAACGTCCTCGACTCCATTCGCTGGGTGCTCGGCGAGCAGTCCGCCAAGGCTTTGCGCGGCGGCGAAATGGCCGACGTGATCTTCTCCGGCACCGATTCGCGGGCGGCGGTCGGCATGGCCGAGGTCTCGATGACGTTTGCCGAATGCGAGGCCGAGCTCGGGCTCGACTACCACGAGGTGCGGATCACGCGCCGGGTGTTTCGCGACGGACGCTCCGAATATCTCCTCAATAAAACGCCCTGCCGACTGCGCGACATCCATCTCCTTTTCATGGATACGGGCATCGGCCGCTCCGCCTATTCCATCATGGAACAGGGCAAGATCGACCAAATCCTCAGCTCCCGGCCCGAGGAACGCCGCGCCATTTTCGAGGAAGCGGCGGGCATCACGAAATACAAGTCGCAGAAGAAAGAAGCCCTGCGAAAACTGGAATTCACCGAGGCCAATCTCCTTCGCCTGACCGACGTGATGCGCGAAGTGAAGCGCCAGATCGGCAGCCTCCAGCGTCAGGCGGGCAAAGCGCGGCGCTACCAGTCTTTGCTCGGCGAGCTGCGCATTCTCGACACGCATCTTTCGCGGAAACGCCACGACGATCTTCAGAAGGAAATCCTCGAAATAGATTCCGCCCTAACTCAAATCACCGACAACCAGCAATCCACCGAGTCGCATGTGACTCAATTGGAAAACGGCCTGACCGCGAAAAAAATGGAGCTGGCCGAGATGGAAACGCGCATCGCCGACGCCCGGCAGCGTGTCCAGGATCTGAAAAACGACATCGCCAACGGTGAAAGTCGGATTGGTTTCAACCGCGAGCGGATCGTCGAGTTCGGCACGCTGGCCGAGCGGTATCAGACCGATCTCGCGGCGGGTGAGGAGAAATTGCTCACCCAAGAATCGCAGATTGCCGACACCGATCAGCAGCTCGAAGAAGCCTCTTCCCTCCTCACAACCGAGGAAGCTGCGCTCGCTTCGCACTCGGATGCGGTGACGAAACTCCGCGACAAACGCGTGGCCGCCGAGACCGCGCTGCGCCAGTCGGACACGACGCTTTCCCAATCCGAGGGACGCTCGAACGCACTTCGCACTGAGCTGGCGAATCTCACCGGGCAGCATCAGGGCACCGAGGCGCGCACGGCTGCGCTCACTCAGGAACTGACCACCGCCACGACTCGCCGCGACGAATTGGCGGGTCAGATCGCCACGGCGCGCGAGACGTTGCAGTCGGCTCAAACTCGACTCAGCGAGGCCCGCGAGCAGCAGCGTCAGCTTGAGGAACGTCTGAAAACCGCCCAGTCCGATCTCAGTCAGATGGAAAAAGAGCTCACTGCTGCCCAGCGAGCCGTCGCGGAAAATGATTCGCGCCTCAGCGTTTTGCGTCAGCTCAACGAGGAAGGCGCGGGACTTGGCGCAGGCACGCAGGCCGTCCTGAAAGGCCCGAACAAGGCCGCGATTTTGGGCTCGCTCGCCTCGCAGATTGAGACGGAACCCGAGTTCATCACCGCCATCGAGACGGCGCTCGGGGCGCAGTTGCAGACGATTCTGTTGAAGGAAAGCATGGTCGTTCCGCAGATTTTCGAGACGCTCG
The Chthoniobacterales bacterium DNA segment above includes these coding regions:
- a CDS encoding glycosyltransferase family 4 protein produces the protein MIVLITNTTLASNGGTQTVVAEIARLLRQRGHQVMLYSSKLGHVADLLIEDKFAVVSNLRDLPFKPDIIHGQHHLETMSALMALPETPCVYYIHGVTPWQERVPIHPRILGYINLSEISTFRCSVQKCIPLERFYSLGNHINFGLFPTPKTPPTRLGTAAYCPRIAATPATLENVERLCREHGIELHHETEWSRGSIADPLAVYQGYDLIFGTGRTALEALAVGCVVSSTDQEKLGPLITPANIAERRTVNFTMALWEEQTPYTTLSAQLAAYDPAAQQEVYHYIRREADFEKAADDLVQIYEKIIAEWKTMERPSFVDDMTAASDYLRALTPLFADHERVEKMRQAHERIQRRNEVLEARVADLKQKHQTALEVPPKPIQKIIELLRRFAATHPIRRVFIGKLLRRIEELLQTPP